A genomic window from Candidatus Bathyarchaeia archaeon includes:
- a CDS encoding Wzz/FepE/Etk N-terminal domain-containing protein encodes MIEDVQGQSNINIEQLVKMFGRRRWWLLLPAFLCWLVVWGVSWVLPTAYESKATILVVQPNVPEQYVMPNVTMSLQEQLASMEQQILSRPRLQTIIDRYHLYQKSTSWLGPVDPVEEMRKDIEIDPLVTPTQSGGRQGDLTAFQILYKAPTARIAQVVDGELTSLFIDENLRSQQQLSQSTTTFLGQQLADARKKLQEQEEKVSSFKEKYLGQLPSQMQSNVQILSGMEGQLQSLQQALDRAQQQKLYLQSLLDQFRTTATVSDNGSPATTPAVLDNEIKQLELQLADARSHYTDNYPDVVALKDRIEKTKKLRDQMVADASAPPKPDVDKSAASTTEAADPQLSQSMMQTQSQLKANQLQIQDYQKQVDALQARIKDYEARLNLTPVREQEFEEISRGYVESEANYSALLKRLNESQLATDLQQQQQGQHFQLIDPPDAPVAPFSPNRILISLGGLAAGVFLGIALTLLKEVTDVRVRQEKDLEDIVSARVLVGIPRMNTSAEVKRQKWLRLAESAAMVLLTLGVVAGNIISFIKG; translated from the coding sequence ATGATCGAAGACGTTCAGGGCCAGTCGAATATCAACATTGAGCAGTTGGTTAAGATGTTCGGGAGGCGTCGGTGGTGGCTCTTGCTCCCCGCATTTTTGTGCTGGCTGGTTGTCTGGGGCGTCAGTTGGGTCTTGCCGACGGCTTACGAATCGAAAGCGACCATTTTAGTAGTCCAGCCCAATGTGCCCGAGCAATACGTCATGCCCAACGTGACAATGTCGCTCCAAGAACAGCTCGCCAGCATGGAGCAACAGATCCTGAGCCGGCCCCGGCTGCAGACAATCATCGATCGTTACCACCTCTACCAAAAGAGTACGAGTTGGCTTGGACCGGTTGACCCTGTGGAGGAGATGCGCAAGGACATTGAAATCGATCCCTTGGTAACGCCGACGCAGTCAGGCGGAAGACAGGGTGACCTGACTGCTTTTCAAATCCTCTACAAGGCGCCCACAGCTCGCATCGCGCAAGTGGTGGATGGCGAATTGACATCCCTTTTCATCGATGAAAACCTTCGGTCTCAACAACAGCTATCTCAGAGTACGACAACGTTTCTGGGACAACAGCTTGCCGACGCTCGGAAGAAACTTCAAGAACAAGAAGAGAAGGTCAGCTCATTCAAAGAGAAGTATCTCGGACAGCTTCCCAGCCAAATGCAGAGCAATGTCCAGATTCTTTCCGGTATGGAAGGGCAGCTTCAAAGCCTCCAGCAGGCACTCGATCGGGCACAGCAGCAGAAGTTGTACCTTCAATCTTTGCTCGACCAGTTCCGCACGACTGCGACTGTTTCCGACAATGGTTCTCCGGCAACCACTCCCGCCGTGCTTGACAATGAAATCAAGCAACTCGAATTGCAGCTCGCGGATGCCCGGTCGCATTACACGGACAATTATCCGGACGTTGTCGCCTTGAAGGATCGGATCGAGAAGACAAAGAAGTTGCGGGATCAAATGGTAGCCGACGCCAGCGCGCCGCCAAAACCCGACGTAGACAAGAGTGCTGCCTCAACGACTGAAGCTGCAGATCCGCAACTTTCTCAATCGATGATGCAGACGCAGAGCCAGCTCAAAGCAAACCAACTGCAAATCCAAGACTACCAAAAACAGGTTGATGCTCTCCAAGCGCGAATTAAGGACTATGAGGCCCGTTTAAATCTGACTCCCGTTCGCGAGCAGGAATTCGAGGAAATTTCCCGGGGCTATGTGGAATCCGAAGCGAACTATTCCGCACTGCTCAAGCGGCTAAACGAGTCACAGCTTGCCACTGACCTCCAACAACAACAACAAGGGCAGCATTTCCAACTGATTGACCCGCCGGATGCGCCCGTGGCGCCGTTCTCACCAAACCGTATTTTAATCAGCCTCGGCGGACTGGCAGCCGGCGTATTCCTGGGCATCGCTCTGACTCTTCTGAAAGAAGTCACAGATGTTCGCGTTCGCCAGGAGAAAGATCTTGAGGACATTGTATCCGCGCGAGTTTTAGTTGGAATTCCTCGCATGAACACTTCGGCAGAAGTGAAGCGTCAGAAATGGCTGAGGCTGGCAGAAAGTGCAGCCATGGTGCTGCTAACTCTGGGAGTTGTAGCAGGAAACATCATATCGTTCATCAAGGGTTGA
- a CDS encoding AAA family ATPase translates to MYRKFYGLTRNPFEISPDPYFFYPTPRHNEALANLNYGVQRRKGFVVVTGEVGTGKTLLVRCLLEALNRNQIAFAYVFNPRLSVLDFLRYLLTDLRLPMTGKTKSEMLAHLNNYLIARFRRGTTAALIVDEAQLLSWELLEEIRLLTNLETSQQKLLQIVLVGQPELDQKLDSPHLRQLKQRVGLRCRLEPLSLDELRGYIHRRLELAGANSHGATIFADGAIESVHRFSKGIPRLINTLCENALVSGYARQSNQVTPEIIQEVATDFRLNVASDAAVPQLADTESRKKALKTLFRMIEELDAPSEKQFEETKFESGVKAE, encoded by the coding sequence ATGTACAGGAAATTTTACGGGCTAACCAGGAACCCATTCGAAATCAGCCCGGATCCGTATTTCTTCTATCCTACGCCGCGGCACAACGAAGCTCTGGCGAATTTGAACTACGGAGTTCAGCGGCGGAAGGGATTCGTCGTGGTGACGGGAGAGGTCGGAACCGGCAAAACGTTGCTCGTGCGGTGCCTGCTCGAAGCCCTCAACCGCAATCAGATTGCCTTTGCGTATGTCTTCAATCCGCGGCTCTCCGTTCTCGATTTCTTGCGGTATCTGCTGACGGATTTGCGCCTTCCTATGACAGGTAAGACCAAGAGCGAAATGTTGGCGCATTTGAACAATTACTTGATCGCTCGCTTCCGCCGCGGCACAACTGCGGCGCTCATCGTAGATGAAGCACAGCTCTTGAGCTGGGAACTCCTCGAGGAAATTCGGCTACTCACGAACCTGGAGACGTCGCAGCAGAAGCTACTCCAAATTGTCCTCGTTGGCCAACCGGAACTCGATCAAAAGCTTGACTCACCTCATCTTCGTCAGTTGAAACAGCGGGTCGGCTTACGGTGCCGGTTGGAACCGCTCAGCCTAGACGAGTTGCGTGGCTATATCCATCGCCGGTTGGAATTGGCGGGGGCTAACTCGCACGGGGCGACAATATTCGCCGATGGGGCAATCGAGTCTGTTCACCGATTTTCGAAGGGCATTCCGCGCCTAATCAACACCTTGTGTGAGAATGCGTTGGTTTCCGGTTACGCGAGACAGTCCAATCAGGTCACACCAGAAATCATTCAGGAGGTAGCCACTGATTTTCGTCTAAATGTGGCTTCGGATGCGGCAGTTCCTCAATTGGCAGACACAGAGTCCCGGAAGAAGGCATTGAAGACGCTTTTCCGAATGATTGAAGAGCTGGACGCTCCATCCGAAAAGCAGTTTGAGGAAACTAAATTCGAGTCGGGAGTGAAAGCAGAATGA
- a CDS encoding CpsD/CapB family tyrosine-protein kinase produces the protein MSRLYEALRKSETENEKRGLTPILSNRPAETLLDLGSGPLELERAQIQRTRVSPDSHLVALTDPQSLAAEKFRVLVTRLGNLRAQRELKSVQVTSGVPEEGKTIIAANLAVTLARHTQSRVLLVEGDLHKPSLLALLGINQMNGIRQWWSDANAPLSNYIKRIDDLPLWLLAAGGRSDQPAEILQSGRIAEQFAQVSGWFDWIVVDSTPLLPMADANIWSRLVDGNLLVVREGVAPVKTLKKGLESLDNAKLVGVVLNTASEFDRVNYYDQHYAATKPSSNGHSKEKASEASA, from the coding sequence ATGAGCCGCTTATACGAGGCCTTGCGCAAGTCGGAGACGGAAAATGAAAAGAGGGGCTTGACCCCCATCCTGAGCAACCGGCCGGCCGAGACGCTCCTTGACTTGGGAAGCGGGCCTCTCGAATTGGAAAGGGCTCAAATTCAACGAACGCGAGTTTCTCCCGATAGTCATCTCGTGGCGTTAACCGATCCGCAAAGTCTGGCTGCGGAGAAGTTTCGCGTACTTGTCACTCGCCTGGGTAACTTGCGAGCGCAACGCGAATTGAAATCAGTGCAGGTCACCAGCGGCGTCCCAGAAGAGGGTAAGACGATCATCGCGGCAAATCTGGCGGTCACACTTGCGCGACACACACAGAGCCGCGTGTTATTGGTGGAGGGAGACCTTCACAAACCGTCGTTGCTCGCTCTTCTGGGGATAAACCAAATGAATGGAATTCGCCAATGGTGGTCCGACGCGAATGCACCTCTTAGCAATTACATCAAGAGAATTGATGATCTGCCATTGTGGCTTCTTGCGGCTGGAGGAAGAAGTGACCAGCCGGCAGAGATTCTGCAGTCAGGCCGAATCGCAGAGCAATTCGCACAAGTGTCGGGTTGGTTTGATTGGATCGTTGTGGATTCCACGCCTCTTTTGCCAATGGCGGACGCCAATATATGGAGTCGACTCGTTGACGGCAATTTGCTGGTGGTTCGCGAGGGGGTTGCGCCAGTCAAGACCCTTAAGAAAGGCCTGGAGAGTCTGGATAACGCAAAACTCGTCGGCGTTGTGCTCAACACCGCATCCGAGTTCGACCGAGTGAATTACTACGATCAACACTATGCTGCGACCAAGCCGTCGAGCAATGGGCATTCCAAAGAGAAAGCTTCGGAGGCTAGTGCTTGA